Within the Corynebacterium tuberculostearicum genome, the region GAACCGAGCCGCGAGATCTTGACCTTGACCACGTGTCACCCGCAATTTTCCAACGCGGAGCGCATGATTGTGCACGCTATGGAAGTAGAAAAAGAGGAGAAATAATGTATCGCGCTTTGTGGAATCTCTTGCCGGGGCCGACGGCGGTGAAGGTTATCTTGGCCATTGTTATTGCGGTGGGAGTCTTCTTCCTACTTATGGAGGTTGTATTCCCGTGGCTGTCGCCGATGATGCCGTACAACGACGTCGCGGTTTAAAGGCCCAAGTTGGCGATCGCTTCGTGGGCGATCTGCTCTGATTTAACGGTTTGTTGCTGGTTGCTCCACACCAGCACCGCGTGCGTGTCCTTCTGGACGGCGTACACGGCGTGCTCATTGACTACGCCCCGGCCACCTTCCCAGCCGTCGAAGGAGGCCGGTTCGGTGGCGTCGATAGGCGCGGCCCAATCCACTGCGGCGCGGGCGTCGTCGACCGTGGGCATATCGCGCACGATGACGGTGGCTTGTGGGTCGTCCTGGTAGGACCAAAAGACGCAGGCCGGGGTGGGAAAGCGCGTGTCGATGCCCTGCTTGGTCAGGCGCTGGCCGTTGGTTTCTTCGAGCCAGCCAGGGCCGATGTAGGGGCAATCGCTCCAGTCATTGACTTCCGCGGTTTGGGCCACGTTAACCTCCGGTGCCTCCGAAGCCTCCGGAGTCACCGTAGTGGTTGGTGCAGGGGTGGGTGCGGATGAATCGCAGCCGGCGATCCCAAAAGTGGCTAAGGCGAGTAGGGGAAGTAGGCTTTTGCGCATGAGCCCCACAATAGACCGGGATACCGATGCGTTGCGCACCGGCATCCATATCCTGACCGCTGGCCTGCTGGTGGTAGGCATTTTTACCTCCGCACGAATGCCGCTTTCGCAAGCGATCATCAACCTGCTGCTCTTGGTGGGCTTTGCGGCCGTGTACTTCGCAGGCTCGGTATACGGGGAATATTGGGCCCGGCCTGTGCGCTACCTGTGGCTGTGCATACTCTCGGTGCTGTGGGTTGCGGATCTGTTCGTGGCCCCCGCGGCAATCTATTTGGTTTTCGCCATGTTCTTTTTGTACCTCACGGTGCTGGACATGGCGGCGGGCATCGCGTGCGTCATCGTTGCCTCGATCATCACCGTGGTGGTGCAGATTCCGCAGGGTCTGACCTTCGGCGGCGTCATGGGGCCGGCGGTCTCGGCGCTGGTGACGATAGCGATCACCTACGCCTTCCGGACACTGTCGCGGATGAATAAAGAGTTGATTGAAACCCGTTCGCAGCTGGCAGCCACGGAGCGCGATGCCGGCATGGTGGCCGAACGTCAGCGCATTGCGCACGAGATTCATGACACCCTTGCCCAGGGACTGTCTTCCATTCAAATGCTCCTGCATTCGGCGGACCGTGATCTGGATAAGCAGGACGCGGACAAGGCGCGAGAGCGCATCGAGCTGGCCCGCAGGACGGCCGCGGATAATTTACACGAAGCGCGGGCAATGATTGCCGCTTTGCAGCCGCCGACGCTCAATGAGGCATCCCTTGAGGCCGCGTTGACCCGTATGGCGGAAAATTTCGGCGCTACCGGAGATATCCACGTCGAGGTGGAATCCGAAGGAGAGGTACAGCAGCTGCCCATGAAGGTAGAGGCGGCGCTGCTGCGGATTGCGCAGGGCGCTGTGGGGAACGTCGTCAAGCATGCAGAGGCAAGCCGCGCCCGGATCACGGTGACCTATGAGGGCGATGAGGTGCGCCTGGACGTGGTGGATAACGGCAAGGGCTTTGATCCAGCCGCGGTGGAAAGTACCCCGGCAGGGCTGGGGCATATTGGGCTGGCCGCAATTAGGCGCCGGGCACAGGAGCTAGGTGGGGAGGTCATTATTGAATCCGCACCGGGGGAGGGCACTGCCGTGTCAGTTAGTATGCCCTTAGGCAACCGGGTAGATTAAACT harbors:
- a CDS encoding sensor histidine kinase; the protein is MSPTIDRDTDALRTGIHILTAGLLVVGIFTSARMPLSQAIINLLLLVGFAAVYFAGSVYGEYWARPVRYLWLCILSVLWVADLFVAPAAIYLVFAMFFLYLTVLDMAAGIACVIVASIITVVVQIPQGLTFGGVMGPAVSALVTIAITYAFRTLSRMNKELIETRSQLAATERDAGMVAERQRIAHEIHDTLAQGLSSIQMLLHSADRDLDKQDADKARERIELARRTAADNLHEARAMIAALQPPTLNEASLEAALTRMAENFGATGDIHVEVESEGEVQQLPMKVEAALLRIAQGAVGNVVKHAEASRARITVTYEGDEVRLDVVDNGKGFDPAAVESTPAGLGHIGLAAIRRRAQELGGEVIIESAPGEGTAVSVSMPLGNRVD
- a CDS encoding DUF2020 domain-containing protein → MRKSLLPLLALATFGIAGCDSSAPTPAPTTTVTPEASEAPEVNVAQTAEVNDWSDCPYIGPGWLEETNGQRLTKQGIDTRFPTPACVFWSYQDDPQATVIVRDMPTVDDARAAVDWAAPIDATEPASFDGWEGGRGVVNEHAVYAVQKDTHAVLVWSNQQQTVKSEQIAHEAIANLGL